One window from the genome of Diospyros lotus cultivar Yz01 chromosome 11, ASM1463336v1, whole genome shotgun sequence encodes:
- the LOC127812777 gene encoding uncharacterized protein LOC127812777, with amino-acid sequence MKDEKSNAVRLKRSRNVDPISFSDSDLPGYPTRNDPLVITAKLRKWELRRILVDLGSSSEILYRQAFLGMGYEMTQLRAARVPLVRFDGEAVYSEGIIQLSLTVGRGSRTSRVMLDILVADVPSAYNMILGRSGLNALRAIPSTYHMMMKFPTDRGTSEVQGELLLARECYMASIGIAKGKKAGSQKDADPPKEVSFLLEGPEDPKTAEPVDELEEVPLEEDCPSRCVRVSMELKDPLRSQIISLLRQYGDIFAWTARDMPGVNPEVMTHRLGVRSGFQPVRQKKRSFAPDRAQAIEEEIAKLADARHIREVDYPDWLANVVLVPKGQSKWRLCIDFTDLNKACPKDSYPLPRIDALIDGTAGCSLMSFLDAFQGYHQIPLHPEDQEKTAFITNKAT; translated from the coding sequence ATGAAGGATGAAAAAAGTAATGCGGTCCGGCTGAAAAGATCGAGGAATgtggatccaatctctttttcagatagTGACCTCCCAGGATACCCGACTCGAAATGACCCACTGGTGATAACAGCTAAACTCAGGAAGTGGGAACTTCGGCGGATCCTTGTGGATCTAGGAAGCTCTTCAGAAATCTTGTATCGgcaagccttcttaggcatgggtTATGAAATGACACAGTTGAGGGCAGCGAGGGTCCCTTTGGTAAGATTTGATGGTGAAGCCGTATACTCAGAAGGGATCATTCAGCTCTCATTGACGGTAGGGAGAGGTTCCCGGACTTCTCGAGTTATGCTAGACATCCTGGTAGCAGACGTGCCTTCGGCTTACAACATGATTCTAGGAAGATCTGGTCTCAATGCCCTTCGAGCCATCCCAagcacatatcatatgatgatgaagtttcccacAGATAGGGGGACGAGCGAAGTGCAGGGAGAATTGCTCTTAGCCCgtgaatgttacatggcctctATAGGTATTGCGAAGGGTAAAAAAGCAGGGTCGCAGAAGGACGCTGACCCCCCGAAGGAGGTCAGTTTTCTACTAGAAGGACCCGAAGATCCCAAAACAGCAGAGCCGGTggatgaattggaagaagtacCTCTGGAAGAGGATTGCCCAAGCCGATGCGTAAGAGTGAGTATGGAGTTAAAGGACCCGCTAAGGAGTCAAATAATATCACTTCTTAGACAGTATGGGGATATCTTCGCATGGACAGCCCGGGACATGCCAGGAGTAAATCCAGAAGTAATGACACACAGGCTGGGGGTCCGATCAGGTTTTCAGCCTGTCAGGCAGAAGAAACGAAGCTTCGCCCCAGATAGGGCTCAGGCAATCGAGGAGGAGATCGCAAAGTTAGCAGATGCGCGCCACATTCGGGAGGTGGATTATCCAGATTGGTTAGCAAATGTCGTGCTGGTTCCCAAAGGGCAGAGCAAGTGGAGACTTTGTATCGATTTCACCGATCTTAACAAAGCCTGCCCAAAGGATAGTTACCCACTCCCGAGGATTGACGCCCTAATTGATGGAACTGCTGGATGTTCGCTcatgagtttcctagatgcttttcagggatatcaccagattccaTTGCACCCGGAGGACCAGGAGAAGACGGCATTCATCACCAACAAGGCAACCTAA